The following proteins are encoded in a genomic region of Brachypodium distachyon strain Bd21 chromosome 1, Brachypodium_distachyon_v3.0, whole genome shotgun sequence:
- the LOC100843137 gene encoding exportin-7-B isoform X3, with amino-acid sequence MNYLAARGPKLQNFVTGSLIQLACRITKFGWFDDDRFREIFKEATDFLALASQDHYLIGLKILNSLVAEMNQANSAMPLTLHRKIATSFKDQFLVQIFQISLTSLHQLKIEVPDDIRSVPLSLALRCLSFDFVGSPVDESSEEFGTVQLPASWRPLLQDPSTVQIFFDYYKSTETSVSKEALECLVRLASVRRSLFAEDPARSQFLSHLMSGTREILQTGQGLGHHDNYHEFCRLLGRFKVNYQLSELLNVEFYGEWIGLVAEFTTKSLLSWEWASNSVYYLLSLWSRLVTSVPYLKGDTPSLLDETVPKITEGFITSRMNYVQASIADNSSDIDNPLDNAEGLQDQLESLPYLCRFQYESCSRFIINIMEPLLQAYMARSRLPTAGDLAELSVIEGQITWMVHIIAAILKIRQTVGCSQDSQELFDAELAARVLQLINITDTGVHAQRYQELSKQRLDRAILIFVQNFRRSYVGDQAVHSAKQLYSRLSELLGLTDHLVLLNVIVGKIATNLKCYAECEDVIDHTLSLFLELASGYMTGKLLLKLDSTKFIIANHSRENFPFLGEYRYVRSRTNFYYILGSLVFMEDGPVKFRSFMEPLLQVAVSLEASADAAFQTDVVKYAFTGLMRDLRGITMATNSRRTYSLLFDWLYPSRMPLLLRAISLCTDEPEVTTPLLKFMAEFVLNKAQRLTFDSSSPNGILLFREISKLIVAYGSRVLLLPNGTDIYASKYKGMWISLTVLSRALCGNYVNFGVFELYGDRALADALDISLKMVLSIPLSDLLTFKKLSKAYYGYMEVLFNNHITISSVLNLDTSTFVHIVSSLESGLKGLDTGISTQCASAIDSLSAFYFNNITAGDNPPSPAALNLARHIGEFPNLFPQILKTLFEIIIFEDAGNQWSLSRPILSLIMISEQMFSDLRAQILASQPVDQQQRLSQCFDKLMTDVTRSLEPKNRDRFTQNLTTFRHDFRMK; translated from the exons ATGAACTATCTTGCGGCGAGAGGACCTAAATTGCAGAACTTTGTGACTGGTTCCCTAATTCAGCTCGCATGTCGGATTACAAAATTTGGCTGGTTTGATGATGACAGGTTCAGAGAGATTTTCAAAGAAGCAACAGATTTCCTAGCTCTT GCATCTCAGGATCACTATCTAATAGGATTGAAGATACTAAATTCTCTCGTAGCGGAAATGAACCAG GCAAACTCGGCAATGCCTTTGACACTTCACAGAAAAATTGCAACATCATTCAAGGACCAGTTTCTTGTACAGATCTTTCAGATTTCTCTTACCTCATTACACCAACTGAAGATTGAAG TACCAGATGATATTAGGAGTGTTCCTCTTTCGCTTGCATTGAGGTGCTTGTCATTTGACTTTGTTGGTTCTCCAGTGGATGAAAGCTCAGAAGAATTTGGAACAGTGCAG CTTCCTGCATCCTGGAGGCCTCTCCTTCAAGATCCTTCCACTGTCCAGATCTTTTTTGATTACTACAAATCAACTGAAACATCTGTTTCAAAAGAG GCTTTGGAATGTCTTGTCAGACTTGCTTCTGTGAGGCGGAGTCTTTTTGCGGAGGACCCTGCAAGGTCCCAGTTTCTCTCTCATCTGATGTCAGGCACCAGGGAGATACTCCAGACAGGCCAAG GTCTTGGTCATCATGACAATTACCATGAGTTCTGCCGTCTTCTGGGACGTTTCAAAGTGAATTATCAG TTGTCAGAGCTTCTGAATGTTGAGTTTTATGGTGAATGGATTGGTCTAGTAGCAGAATTTACAACTAAATCGTTGCTATCATGGGAG tGGGCCAGCAACAGTGTCTACTATCTTTTAAGTCTTTGGTCAAGGCTGGTGACATCAGTGCCTTACTTGAAAGGCGACACACCAAGTCTGCTTGACGAAACTGTACCCAAAATCACAGAGGGTTTTATCACTTCTAGAATGAATTATGTTCAG GCTAGCATCGCAGACAATTCATCAGATATAGATAATCCATTGGATAATGCAGAAGGTCTCCAGGATCAGCTGGAGAGTCTTCCTTATCTTTGCAGATTCCAG TACGAAAGTTGCAGCCGTTTCATCATAAATATCATGGAGCCTCTTCTACAAGCTTACATG GCAAGGTCAAGGTTACCAACTGCTGGAGATTTAGCTGAGCTGTCTGTCATTGAAGGGCAGATTACATGGATGGTCCACATAATTGCAGCCATTCTCAAGATTAGGCAGACTGTTGGTTGTAG CCAAGATTCACAGGAGTTATTCGATGCAGAACTTGCAGCCCGTGTGTTACAGTTGATCAATATTACCGACACAGGGGTGCATGCACAG AGATATCAAGAATTAAGCAAGCAAAGGCTTGATCGAGCTATTCTTATATTTGTGCAAAATTTCAGAAGGTCATATGTAGGGGACCAAGCCGTGCATTCTGCAAAG CAGTTGTATTCAAGGTTGTCTGAGCTTCTTGGACTGACTGACCATTTAGTTTTACTCAATGTCATTGTTGGGAAAATAGCTACAAATCTAAAGTGCTATGCTGAG TGTGAGGATGTTATTGATCATACTCTGTCACTTTTCTTGGAGCTTGCATCTGG CTATATGACTGGAAAGCTTCTTCTCAAGTTGGATAGTACAAAGTTCATCATCGCAAATCACTCT CGAGaaaattttccatttcttgGAGAATACAGATACGTCCGCAGTAGAACTAACTTCTACTACATCCTTGGCTCCTTGGTCTTCATGGAAGATGGCCCAGTAAAATTCCGGAGTTTCATGGAGCCACTTCTGCAG GTTGCAGTTAGTTTGGAGGCAAGTGCTGATGCTGCTTTCCAGACTGATGTTGTAAAGTACGCATTTACTGGATTGATGCGAGATCTACGTGGCATTACGATGGCGACAAACAG CCGCAGGACCTACAGCCTCCTATTTGACTGGTTGTATCCATCTCGCATGCCACTTCTACTGAGAGCCATCTCCCTGTGCACTGATGAGCCAGAG GTCACCACACCCTTACTCAAATTCATGGCTGAATTTGTTTTGAATAAAGCTCAACGATTGACATTTGATTCGTCATCACCAAATGGAATACTTCTATTCCGGGAGATTAGCAAGCTAATTGTGGCTTATGGTTCACGTGTTCTATTGCTTCCAAATGGCACTGATATTTATGCAAGTAAATACAAAGGCATGTGGATTTCACTGACTGTTCTTTCAAGGG CCTTATGTGGGAACTATGTCAACTTTGGTGTATTTGAGCTTTATGGTGATAGAGCACTTGCGGATGCACTTGATATATCCTTAAAGATGGTCCTCTCAATTCCGTTGTCTGATTTATTGACATTCAAAAAG CTATCAAAAGCATACTATGGATATATGGAAGTTCTGTTCAACAACCATATCACTATCAGTTCTGTTCTCAATTTGGATACAAGCACATTTGTGCATATTGTCAGCTCACTTGAATCTGGATTAAAAGGATTAGATACGGGAATATCAACACAG TGTGCTTCTGCCATTGATAGCTTGTCAGCTTTCTATTTTAACAATATTACAGCTGGCGATAATCCTCCATCACCAGCTGCACTGAATCTTGCTCGGCATATTGGAGAGTTCCCCAATTTGTTTCCTCAG ATACTGAAGACACTTTTTGAAATCATAATCTTTGAGGATGCTGGTAACCAGTGGAGTCTAAGTAGACCAATACTGAGTTTGATAATGATCAGTGAACAG ATGTTTAGTGACCTTAGAGCCCAGATATTAGCGTCACAG CCTGTAGACCAGCAACAACGCCTCTCACAATGCTTCGATAAACTCATGACTGATGTCACAAGGAGCTTGGAACCGAAGAACAGAGACAGATTTACTCAAAATCTCACAACATTCAGACATGATTTCCGAATGAAGTAA